From a region of the Panicum virgatum strain AP13 chromosome 2K, P.virgatum_v5, whole genome shotgun sequence genome:
- the LOC120666223 gene encoding metal transporter Nramp5-like → MEIERETLGNERARSWRANAQEESKKLEDSDRPIKEPSWKRFLAHVGPGFMVSLAYLDPGNLETDLQAGANHRYELLWVILIGLIFALIIQSLAANLGVVTGRHLAEICKSEYPKFVRICLWILAEVAVIAADIPEVIGTAFAFNLLFHIPVWVGVLITGSSTLMLLGLQRYGVRKLEFLISMLVFVMAACFFGEMSFVKPPAVEVLKGLFIPRLKGAGATGDAIALLGALIMPHNLFLHSALVLSRKTPSSVRGIKDACRFFLYESGFALFVALLINIAVISVSGTVCFADNLSPEDAEKCSDLSLDSSSFLLKNVLGRSSAIVYGIALLASGQSSTITGTYSGQYIMQGFLDIRMKKWLRNLMTRCIAIAPSLVVSIIGGSNGAGRLIIIASMILSFELPFALIPLLKFSSSSSKMGPHKNSVSIILFSWLLGLMIIGINMYFLSTSFVGWLIHNSLPKYANVLVGLLVFPLMLIYIFAVIYLTFRKDTVVTFVADSAQIDAEKAKAVDEDEDEEPDRPVPFRQDLADIPLPE, encoded by the exons ATGGAGATTGAGAGGGAAACTCTGGgcaacgagagagcgagaagcTGGAGAGCTAATGCGCAGGAAGAGTCTAAGAAGCTCGAAGACAGTGATCGACCGATCAAG GAGCCTTCATGGAAAAGGTTCCTGGCTCATGTTGGACCAGGGTTTATGGTGTCATTGGCATATTTGGATCCTGGGAACT TAGAAACGGATCTGCAAGCTGGAGCAAATCACAGATATGAG CTTCTCTGGGTGATTCTCATTGGTCTCATCTTTGCACTGATCATACAATCACTAGCAGCTAATCTTGGAGTTGTGACAG GGAGGCATCTTGCTGAGATATGCAAGAGTGAGTACCCAAAGTTTGTGAGGATCTGTCTATGGATCCTTGCAGAGGTAGCTGTGATTGCAGCAGATATTCCAGAAG TTATAGGGACAGCCTTCGCTTTCAACCTTTTGTTTCACATCCCCGTGTGGGTTGGGGTTCTCATCACCGGCTCCAGCACTCTCATGCTTCTAGGCCTGCAAAGATATGGG GTGCGGAAGCTGGAGTTCCTAATCTCCATGCTGGTGTTCGTCATGGCGGCGTGCTTCTTCGGGGAGATGAGCTTCGTGAAGCCTCCGGCGGTGGAGGTCCTCAAAGGGCTCTTCATCCCTAGGCTCAAGGGCGCTGGCGCCACCGGAGACGCTATTGCCCTCCTTGGAGCTCTTATCATGCC GCACAACCTGTTCTTGCACTCTGCACTGGTGCTGTCAAGGAAGACGCCCTCATCTGTTAGAGGAATCAAG GACGCCTGCAGGTTCTTCCTCTACGAGAGCGGGTTCGCGCTGTTCGTGGCCCTGCTGATCAACATCGCCGTCATCTCCGTCTCCGGGACCGTCTGCTTCGCCGACAACCTCTCGCCGGAGGACGCCGAGAAGTGCAGCGACCTCTCACTCGactcctcctcctttctcctcAAG AACGTGCTGGGCAGGTCGAGTGCTATCGTGTACGGCATAGCGCTCTTGGCGTCTGGACAGAGCTCTACCATAACAGGCACTTACTCCGGCCAATACATTATGCAG GGGTTTCTGGACATCAGGATGAAGAAGTGGCTGAGGAACCTGATGACCCGCTGCATCGCCATTGCGCCGAGCCTAGTCGTCTCCATCATCGGCGGTTCCAATGGCGCCGGCCGTCTCATCATCATCGCCTCG ATGATACTGTCCTTTGAGCTGCCATTTGCCCTGATCCCACTTCTCAagttcagcagcagcagcagcaagatggGGCCCCACAAGAACTCCGTCTCT ATCATCTTGTTCTCGTGGTTGCTCGGGCTGATGATCATCGGCATCAACATGTACTTCCTGAGCACGAGCTTCGTGGGGTGGCTCATCCACAACTCGCTGCCCAAGTACGCCAACGTGCTGGTCGGCCTCCTCGTCTTCCCCCTCATGCTCATCTACATCTTCGCCGTCATCTACCTCACCTTCAGGAAGGACACCGTCGTCACCTTCGTCGCCGACTCTGCTCAAATCGACGCCGAGAAGGCCAAGGCggtcgacgaggacgaggatgaGGAACCGGACCGGCCTGTGCCATTCCGGCAGGACCTTGCGGACATCCCTCTCCCGGAGTAG